GAGGCGCGCGTTGTCGATGTTGAGGGCCGCCCGGGCCACGACCTCGTCGATGAGGACGCAGTCCTGCGCGTCGAAGGGCTCGCGGGTCCGCAGCCGGGTCACCGTGACCGTGCCGAGCACCTGGCCTCGGGCCACCATGGGGATGAGCCGGGCCGAGCCGATGCGGCTGGCGAAGTAGCCGCGGAGCGCCTCGGTGCGCGGGTCGGTGAAGAGTTCCGGCAGATCGGACGTGAAGAGGTTCGTGGGCCGGCCGCGGGCGACGACCTCCTCGTACGCGGAGTCCAGCGGGATCTGGAAGGTCTGCCCGGGTGCGAGCAGCGACGTCGGAGCCGTCGGGTCCGGGAAGCGGGCCGCGAGCCGTCGCAGCACCCCGCGCGTGGAGGCGACCGGGTCGTCGGGAGCGAGGACGGACTCCAGCATCTGCACGTCCGCCGAGTCGGCCAGCTGGGGGACGAGGAAACGCACCGCCTCCTCGGCCGTCTGTTTCAGATCCAGGGTCGTGCCGATCCGTGCCCCGGCCTCGGCGAGCAGGGCGAATCGGTGGCGGGCGCGTTCGACCTCGGTGTGCGCCTCCTGGCTCTCGGTGATGTCCACGAGGGACGCGATGAGTCCCAGGGACCGCCGGTCGGTGCGGTCGATGAGCGGGGCGTACGAGCAGGACCAGATGTGGTCGCGATCGGGGTCGGCGGGTGTACGGCCGACCCGGCGGGCGTCGACGACGGCGTGGCCGCTCTCCATGACCTGGAGCATCAGGGATTCGAGGGAGGCGGCGTTGACCCCGGGCACGACGTCGGTGAGGCGATGGCCCAAGTGCTCGGCCGCCGCCACCCCGTTCATCCGGGCCAGGGCGTCGTTGACCCGGAGGAACCGCAGGTCCGGTCCGAGCAGGGCGAGACCGATGGGCGACTGGGTGAAGAGGCTCTCCATCGCCGCCAGGTTCTCCCGCATGCGGAGGACCTCGGAGGTCTCCACGGCGATGAGCAGGGCGCCCGGGCGGCCCTCCGGGTCCGCGGCGGGCACGATCCACATCTCCATGTCGATCGAGTGCCCGTCGCGATGCCGGACCGGGAGGGTGCCGACCATGGTCTCGCCGGCCTGGACGCGATGGGTGAGCCGTTCGGCGAGCTCGCGGTTGGCGTCGGGGACGAGCAGCGGCGTGGCGAGCCGTCCGAGCACGTGCTCGGGACGGTGGCCGAGCAGGTCCTGCGCGGCGAGCGACCACTCGACGATGTGCCCTTCGGCGTCCTCCCGCCAGAGGGCGATCGGCAGCAGCTCCCGGAGCACACCCGCGTCACCGACGGCCGCCCGGGGCGGCTGCGGAAACCTGCTCGACGACTGGTCAGTCTCCAACGCATCGACCTACGCATCGGCCCGGCCCCGGGGGGCATTCCCTGTCGAATCACCCTATCCGAGTACTTGGAGGCGGGCTCTGCTCAGTGCGGCCGATCGATGCGACGGGGACGCACGGGGAGGGGGAGGGGCCGGAGCGGAGCGGGAGTACCAGGGCCGCGGATTCCGTAGTTCTACGGATGTGCGGGCGGCCCGGGGCTGCGAAAGTCGGTCCGACCTTTGTGTTCGCGGGTTCCGCCGGGTGTGCAGTGCCCGCTCCGCGCCTCCTCCCCTTCTCCCCGGAGCACCCCCCGCATGAGCAGCCGCTCGCCCGACGAGTTCCGCCTCGGTGTGCGTCCGTACGACCGGGGGGCCGGCGGCGACGACGAACCGGAGGATCCGCACGAGCTGCTCCACCGGGCCCGCCGGCTCACCGCCCAGGGGCATCCCCGGGCCGGCAGCGCGTGGGAGCGGGCGGCGACGGCCCTGCGGCGTGCGGGCGGGGCCCTCACCCCCGGGGATCACGCCGACGCCCTGGACGCGACCGCGCTCGACTGCCGGGGTGCGGCCCGGCCCGCCGCGGGGCCGCTCTTCTTCCGGGCCGCCGACCTGCACGAGCAGGCCGGGCAGCGGGGCAAGGCCCTGGTCTCGCGGGCACGTGCCCTCGTCGCCGGGCCCGGCGCCGGAGCGACGGCCCGCGTCCGGCTCGCGGAGCTGTGCGAGCGGGCCGCGGCCCTCCACCGGATCGGGCAGGCCGGGGTCGCCGAGACCGCGACGGTGCGGCTGCTGCACGGTGCCGCCCGCGCCGATCTGCTCGACACGGCGCCCGACCCGGCGGCCGAGGCGGCCGCCCTGCGCGAGGAACTCACCGGTCTGATCGCCTTCGCCGCCCCGCACCGGGCGGATCCCGCCGTACTCGGCGTGCTCGCCGACACGCGCGCGCTGCTCGGCCGGATCACCGCGCCCGACGATCCGGCCGCCGCACTGGCCCAGCTGAGGACGGCCCTCGAGGACCACCGGGCCGGGGGCCGGCGGTGGCCCGCCACCGAACATCAACTCCTCCTCGCCGGACTGCTGCGGGCCGCCGGCGCGCACGAGGAGGCGGCCGCACTCCTCCGAGGCGCCCTCGCCTCCATGGCCACGGGCACGCCGCCGCGGGCCACCGACCGGGCCCGCCTCTGCCTGGCCCTGGCCCGGACGGTCTCGGGGGCCGGCGAGCAGGGGCGTGCGCCCGGGGGCACGAATGGGGTCGTGGAGGACGACGACGAGCGGCTGCGGCTGCTCGCCGAGGCCGTCCGTCACAGCGGCGGGCCGACCCAGGACGCCCTGGTGGGCGCTCTCGCCCGGCACCTGCTCGGTGTCGCGCACGCGGAGCGCGGACACTACGGCAAGGCCCTCGGCCTCCTCGAACAGGCGCTGCCCCGGTTCATGGAGGACGGCGACACGGCGGCGCGCGTGGGGGCCAGGGCCTGGCGCGCCGAGTGCCTGCTGCACCTGGGCGAACCCGGCCGGGCGGCGCGGGAGTACGCGCTCGCCGCGGCGGAGGCCGGGCCGTGGGACGACCGGAGCCATGGCGCTGCCCTGGACCGGCGGGGGGCGTACGCGCTCGGCCTGGCCGGTGAGTCCGTGAAGACGGGCCACGCGTACGACCGGACGGCCCGCGGCGACGCCTCCGACATGGGCGCCGCGGAGGCCCGCCCGGTGCCGGACGTCCCCCGCGCGGGCGGTACGGTCGACGCCGACACGAAGGCCGGGACCGAGGCCGGGGCGGATGTCGGCGCCCCGGGCGGGGACGCGCAGGGGCCGTGGCCGGGCCTGCGCGCGCTGCCGGAGCCGTGCGGACCGCCGGGGCTTTACCAGGTCGACGTGTACGGCGAAGTGGGCGGGGCCGGGCCGCAGGCCGCCACCGCCCGGGGGACCCGAGTACAGGGGTGCGAGTGAACAGAGTGATCGACGGCCGTTTCGAGCTGGTGGAGCGGCTGGGCGGTGGTGGGATGGGAACGGTCTGGCGCGCCCGCGACCTGGTCCTCCACCGTGACGTGGCGGTCAAGGAGGTGCGTCCGCCGGACCCCGCGCTCGCCGAGCACGACGTCGAGGGCGCCCGGACCCTGCGCGAGCGCGTCCTGCGCGAGGCACGCGCCCTCGCCCGGATCGACCACCCCAACGTGGTGACCATCCATCACATCGTCGACGCCGGCGAGGGCACCTATCCCTGGCTCGTGATGGAGCTGGTGACCGGCGGTTCCCTCCAGGACCGGCTCGACCGCGGCCCGATGACCGCGGTCGAGGCGGCCGTACTGGGCCGCGAGCTGCTCTCGGCCCTGCGGGCCGCCCACGAGCGGGACATCGAGCACCGTGACGTCAAACCCGCCAACGTCCTGCTGCGCCCCGACGGGCGGCCCGTGCTCACCGACTTCGGCATCGCCGCGATCCGCGAGTCCACCGTCCTGACGGCCTCGGGCTCGATCATCGGCTCGCCCGACTACATGGCGCCCGAGCGGATCCGCGGCGGTGGCGGCAGCAGTCCGGCCGCCGACCTGTGGTCGCTCGGCATGGTGCTGTACGTGGCGGTCGAGGGCCATCACCCGCTGCGCCGGGAGAACACCCTCGCGACACTGGCGGCCGTCCTCTCCGACGACGTACCGCCGCCGCGGCACGCCGGCGCGCTCACCGGCGTGCTGACCGGGCTGCTCGTGCGGGAGCCGTCCGACCGCCCGGACGCGGAGGAACTCGACCGCGCGCTCGCCGCCCTCGTGTCACCGGACCGGTCCTCCCGGCCGGCCTTCCCTCAGGACGCCGACGCGGTACGGGATCAGGCGGCGGCTCCCGGGTACGGAGCCGGCGCGGGGGCCTTCGGCGGACCGGGCACCGGAGCCTTCGGCGCGCCGACCGCGGCCAACGGCGGCGAGGGCGGGGCGACGTCGTTCCACCTGGCACCCCCGACGGCCGCACCTTCCGGCACGACCGCGGCGGGTGCCGCGACGGCGTCGCAGGGCGGCCCGCCCTCGGGCGCCTCCCCGTGGGCCGCTCCGCCCGCCGCCGGGTTCGCCCCCTCCGGGGCCTCCTCCTCCACCGCTCCTTCCTCCGCCGCCGCGGCCCGTGCCGGCGGCCGAGGGCGGAGTCGTAGCGCCCGGTTCCTGGGTTCCGCCGCCGTCGTGGTGCTCGCCGTGGGGATCCCCGTCGCCGCCATGTCGTGGGACTGGCGGCCGGGCGACCCGGGAAGCGGGCCGAGCAGCGCGCCTCCGTCGCAGCGGGGCCCGGTCGCCCAGGGACCCGACGCGTCGGGCACCCCCACAGCGACGCCGACGCCGTCCCAGGTGCCTTCGAAGGGCGCCGAACCGGTGAAGGGCAGTCTGCTGACGCCGGCCGGGGTCCGGTCCGCCGTCGCCGCGATCAAGGAGGCCTCGGGCGGGACCGTCGTCACCAGCTTCGTCGTGTACCCCGACTACGCGATCGCCGAGTCGGTCGTGAAGGGCAGCACGAAGCTGTACGACCGGTACATCTACCGGGGCGAGGACGCCGCCGTCCGCCAGGGATCCGGCACCGCCTTCCCCGGCTCGGTACCGACCGACCTGAACGACTTCGACTGGGACGCCCTGCCCGCCCTGATGCGGCGCGCGGACAAGGAACTGGGTGTCGACAAGCCGACCAGCCGCTACCTCGTGCTCACCATGCCCTCGTCGATCTTCGGGACCGAGGCGGGCATGAGCGTCTACCTGTCCGACAGCTACGGCTCCGCCTATCTGACCGCGGACGCGAAGGGCCGGGTGACGAAGACCTATCCCCGCGAGAGGTGACCCTCCCCGACGCCGTCCCTGACCACGAGGGAGGCGAGGGCCGCCCGGGTCTCCACGCCCGTCTTGCGGTAGACCCGGGCGACATGGCTCTCGACCGTCCGCGGGCTGAGACAGAGCCGGTCGGCCACGGCCTGGTTGGTGAGGCCTTCGGCGACCAGGACCGA
This sequence is a window from Streptomyces sp. NBC_00691. Protein-coding genes within it:
- a CDS encoding serine/threonine-protein kinase gives rise to the protein MNRVIDGRFELVERLGGGGMGTVWRARDLVLHRDVAVKEVRPPDPALAEHDVEGARTLRERVLREARALARIDHPNVVTIHHIVDAGEGTYPWLVMELVTGGSLQDRLDRGPMTAVEAAVLGRELLSALRAAHERDIEHRDVKPANVLLRPDGRPVLTDFGIAAIRESTVLTASGSIIGSPDYMAPERIRGGGGSSPAADLWSLGMVLYVAVEGHHPLRRENTLATLAAVLSDDVPPPRHAGALTGVLTGLLVREPSDRPDAEELDRALAALVSPDRSSRPAFPQDADAVRDQAAAPGYGAGAGAFGGPGTGAFGAPTAANGGEGGATSFHLAPPTAAPSGTTAAGAATASQGGPPSGASPWAAPPAAGFAPSGASSSTAPSSAAAARAGGRGRSRSARFLGSAAVVVLAVGIPVAAMSWDWRPGDPGSGPSSAPPSQRGPVAQGPDASGTPTATPTPSQVPSKGAEPVKGSLLTPAGVRSAVAAIKEASGGTVVTSFVVYPDYAIAESVVKGSTKLYDRYIYRGEDAAVRQGSGTAFPGSVPTDLNDFDWDALPALMRRADKELGVDKPTSRYLVLTMPSSIFGTEAGMSVYLSDSYGSAYLTADAKGRVTKTYPRER
- a CDS encoding SpoIIE family protein phosphatase is translated as METDQSSSRFPQPPRAAVGDAGVLRELLPIALWREDAEGHIVEWSLAAQDLLGHRPEHVLGRLATPLLVPDANRELAERLTHRVQAGETMVGTLPVRHRDGHSIDMEMWIVPAADPEGRPGALLIAVETSEVLRMRENLAAMESLFTQSPIGLALLGPDLRFLRVNDALARMNGVAAAEHLGHRLTDVVPGVNAASLESLMLQVMESGHAVVDARRVGRTPADPDRDHIWSCSYAPLIDRTDRRSLGLIASLVDITESQEAHTEVERARHRFALLAEAGARIGTTLDLKQTAEEAVRFLVPQLADSADVQMLESVLAPDDPVASTRGVLRRLAARFPDPTAPTSLLAPGQTFQIPLDSAYEEVVARGRPTNLFTSDLPELFTDPRTEALRGYFASRIGSARLIPMVARGQVLGTVTVTRLRTREPFDAQDCVLIDEVVARAALNIDNARLYTTQREAALTLQRSLTNSALPAVTGLELTGRYLPASAHDVGGDWFDVIAVPGGRTGLVIGDVMGHGIHAAAVMGQLRTAVRTLASHDIPPVEMLSSLDAVVADLGEDTMATCVYAVHDPATDGWVIARAGHPPPAVATPDGAVTFLDGPPGTPLGTGVHDFGTEEFTLPAGGLLVLYTDGLVEARDRDLDEGMRRLARALRRLDRPLDELCDDILDQLLAAPAQDDVAMLLARTTS